The proteins below come from a single Rosa rugosa chromosome 2, drRosRugo1.1, whole genome shotgun sequence genomic window:
- the LOC133728899 gene encoding glycine cleavage system H protein 2, mitochondrial, whose protein sequence is MASRLASRAASYLRIQVTHRGFASVVKDLNYANSHEWVKVDGKSASVGITDHAQDHLGDVVYVELPEVGVAVKQGDAFGAVESVKATSDIYSPVSGKVVEVNEELNSSPGLVNSSPYEKGWIIKVEINDSGELKNLMDSDKYTKFCEEEDAH, encoded by the exons ATGGCTTCAAGGTTGGCTTCAAGGGCTGCTTCATACCTCAGAATCCAAGTGACCCACAGAGGGTTTGCTTCTG TTGTGAAGGATCTCAACTATGCTAATTCTCACGAGTGGGTGAAGGTTGATGGAAAGTCTGCATCTGTCGGCATTACTGATCATGCTCAAGATCATTTAGGTGATGTTGTGTATGTTGAGTTGCCAGAGGTCGGGGTTGCTGTGAAGCAGGGTGATGCGTTTGGAGCAGTTGAAAGTGTCAAGGCAACCAGTGATATTTACTCTCCTGTGTCGGGAAAAGTGGTTGAAGTCAATGAAGAGCTTAACAGCTCCCCTGGTTTG GTTAACTCAAGCCCGTATGAGAAGGGATGGATAATTAAAGTAGAGATAAATGATAGTGGAGAACTGAAGAACTTGATGGATTCAGACAAGTACACCAAgttttgtgaagaagaagatgcacATTGA
- the LOC133729299 gene encoding uncharacterized protein LOC133729299: MIGKRMILNISVESLDGVSRIEPEGGWKNKSLKYHIRVSCTVCKIELFDLYNGNMVPLYLSTASWSRGLDGIGYHRPLTCPVCKGHGGLRILRRGGKPMVDEGEVMPVMEVQVVGNFQVHKDIKLFYFGWMCRKDDDDYDDDDGSGALFGPFHVDRKGNYAFKYIVNVDDDDDEEDEEVILQIKGLKGSLELTEWEEEVKGLRFKCLSRLDSDSDTDSTDSDE; encoded by the exons ATGATCGGTAAGCGGATGATTCTGAACATTTCTGTGGAGAGTCTAGACGGAGTGAGTCGCATTGAGCCCGAAGGAGGCTGGAAGAACAAGTCACTCAAGTACCACATCAGAGTCAGTTGTACGGTCTGCAAAATAGAGCTCTTCGACTTGTATAATGGGAATATGGTTCCTTTGTATTTGTCTACTGCTTCTTGGTCAAGGGGACTAGATGGTATTGGATATCATAGACCTCTAACT TGCCCTGTATGCAAAGGCCACGGTGGTTTGAGGATTCTGAGAAGAGGAGGGAAACCCATGGTGGATGAAGGAGAGGTGATGCCGGTGATGGAGGTGCAGGTTGTAGGCAACTTTCAGGTGCACAAGGATATCAAATTGTTCTATTTTGGGTGGATGTGTAGAAAG GATGATGATGACTACGACGATGATGATGGCAGTGGGGCGTTATTTGGGCCTTTTCATGTCGACAGAAAGGGGAACTATGCGTTCAAATATATAGTGAATGttgatgacgatgatgatgaagaagatgaagaagtgaTTCTGCAAATCAAAGGGCTGAAAGGATCTTTGGAGCTCACAGAATGGGAAGAAGAGGTAAAGGGACTCAGGTTCAAGTGTCTGTCTCGGTTGGATTCGGATTCGGATACGGATTCCACCGATTCTGATGAGTGA